From one Deltaproteobacteria bacterium genomic stretch:
- a CDS encoding nitroreductase family protein, which translates to GRFDMDVYEAIEKRRTIRIFKKGATEEQLRRIILAGTKAPSGGNRQPWEFIMIDDPKIIDQLAELKYQLNRKLPPGSGETQKDVEERALNQKKWFQNSSVVAICTTSGQSVNGWLAVENMSLAAVAEGLGSNIISYWDAEKKEVEKMIGLPEGYELTCVLKFGVSGEEVKPGKRRPEFSWLHKNKF; encoded by the coding sequence TTGGGAGGTTCGATATGGACGTTTACGAAGCGATTGAGAAGAGGAGGACGATTCGTATTTTCAAGAAGGGAGCTACGGAAGAGCAGTTGCGCAGAATCATTCTTGCGGGCACAAAGGCACCCTCCGGCGGAAACCGCCAGCCCTGGGAGTTCATCATGATCGACGATCCGAAAATCATCGATCAACTTGCAGAGCTCAAGTACCAATTGAATCGAAAATTGCCCCCGGGTTCGGGCGAGACGCAAAAGGATGTTGAAGAACGGGCCTTGAACCAGAAGAAATGGTTCCAGAATTCCAGCGTCGTCGCCATCTGCACGACTTCGGGACAGTCCGTCAATGGCTGGCTGGCCGTGGAAAATATGTCCTTGGCGGCAGTGGCGGAGGGGCTTGGCAGTAATATCATTTCTTACTGGGATGCCGAGAAAAAAGAGGTGGAAAAAATGATCGGCCTTCCGGAAGGTTATGAACTTACCTGTGTGCTGAAATTCGGAGTGTCGGGAGAAGAGGTTAAGCCAGGGAAGAGACGGCCTGAATTCAGCTGGTTGCATAAAAACAAATTCTAA